Genomic window (Enoplosus armatus isolate fEnoArm2 chromosome 22, fEnoArm2.hap1, whole genome shotgun sequence):
ATTCCCGTGTAAAGTATATTTTTGTGATAAAAATGTCTTTGGATTTCACTGTTCCCTGCgagcattgttgttttttttgttgttttcaactacagttttgaggtacttttttgcacttctactccactatatgTCATATATAAGTTTGCACTTGAGTataattatttgacagctaatcagtggtggaagaagtactacaatactacagtgtagaaatactcaagtaaaagtatttatgtGGATTTAACTACCAAACACATAAAATAGTTAAAGTTAGCCCCAATTTGGGGCTATTCAAATGCAAAACGTTTTACtaatagtaaaataataaaagtacattttgctgataatacctCTGCACATGTGCTCTGTCTTACTTGTTATGTAGTATTTTTACTTGGTATTGcaacctttacttaagtaaagaatGAATACTTGTTCCATCACTGAATTTAGGAGCTTAGGTTTTTGGTAAATGCAAAGTCTTTGTTATCAAGTAACTATGCAGCAATTAGAAAACATGTAggagagtaaaaagtacaacatttggTGGTGGAGAGTCAACGCGCATAAAGTACTGTCATGAATTTACCTCCTGTAGAAGAAGTATTCTGTTCATTAATACAAGCACTTAAGTGTTATTGTAGTAGGTTTGTACCTTTTCATAAATGACTAAAGGATATTACTACATACAATTCCTACATGTTTAAATAGACAATATAAGGAAGTGGAACAGAATCAACAGGTGAAACAGgtcagtttgttttctgcagcaaaGTTCGGCGCCTCTTTGACCCACTAATATGGCTGCAGATCTCTGAACTACAGTATCAGTTTAGTAGAGAATTTCTGTAACAAGCTGTCGTGAAACATAACACCGATGTGAaatgttaatttcttcttctgcttttatttccaggaGAATAATATTGAACAATCCCAAGAAGAGGAATGCTCTGTCTTTGTCCATGCTGGAATCCCTCCGAGAAAACATCCTAACTGATGTGGACAGCGATGATCTCAGAGTCATTATCATATCCGGTAgctatttattgtgtgtgtgtgtgtgtgtgtgtgtgatggagagagaaagatgctgGTTTAAccgtgtaatgtgtgtgtgtgtgtgtgtgtgtgtgtgtgtgttgtcagccAAAGGTCCAGTGTTTTCCTCTGGACACGACCTGAAGGAGCTGACGTCGGCTCAGGGCCGAGAATATCACACAAAGGTGTTTCACACCTGTGCAGAGGTTAGCTTGTCTTCCTCATATCATGTCATCACGTCATCAGCCTTTTATTAGCTATTTATTAAAAGTCAGATCTGCTTCACCTCTGATATGATGCACTTTTTGCGAGCGaaatctctctcacacgcacaaaCAACTCTCCGGCTGTCGTGCTTCAGGTAATGACTCTCATACAAGACATACCTGTTCCGGTGATCGCCATGGTGAACGGTGTCGCCACGGCGGCTGGCTGCCAGCTCGTTGCCAGCTGTGACGTCGCCGTGGTGACGGAGAAGTCCACCTTCGCCACTCCGGGTGTCAACGTGGGTCTGTTCTGCTCGACGCCGGCGGTGGCCATCGGCAGAGCCGTGCCGAGGAAGGTGAGAACTGAAAGgctgatgttttcatttgtgtacttttgatgtttttatgcgATAAAAACTTTGAGCGATTAGATTGACACGTTTAGTAAATAATGCATTATCTCACAATAATAACAGAATCGATAATTAATAAATCTCTCAGTCGTTGTTGGCttattacaaataataatgataaaaaaaatgtgttttagctgcattttatgttttttatttgaaagtcATGTTTTGGAAATcaagtttttattcatttattatctattattatctttattagATTAATTAGCAACTTTTTTCATTACTCATTGATCGTTTAAATCATTTATCgaacaaaaataccaaatactctctagttccagcttctcaaatgtgaggatttgcttatttttttaagtttttatatCCTTGTAAATGTAACATCAAGCCCTAATTTATTTACACTTCTGCTTCCTTCTTTTTACcaggttgccatggagatgctGTTCACGGGAACTCCCATCTCTGCCCAGGATGCTTTGCTGCACGGTCTGGTCAGTAAGGTGGTGCCGGAAGAAcggctggaggaggagacgtTAGCCATCGCCCAGCGGGTGTGTCGGGCCAGCCGACCTGTCGTGGCCCTCGGCAAGGCCACTTTCCAGAGGTGAGGGTtgtcagaggacagacagactttTCCTCGTGGttatcagtgtgttttaaaCTCCAGGGATGCTTGAGATTGATCAAGGGGTCCCCCATAAACAAGAAAAGGTGGAATTTCACATATTCAGTTGGACTGGCAGATGAAATCCGTGATAATCGAGATACCTCGCGTggaaacattttgaacattgtGATTAATACATTTCCTTTCGCGTTGTGTCCTCCCCTCCTTTGTTTCCCCCAAAGACAAATGGCTCAAGGTCGAGATGCAGCGTACGCCACCGCCTCCAAGGTGATGGTTGACAACCTGGCTCTAAGAGACGGACAGGAGGGGATCCGGGCCTTCATAGAGAAACGCAAGCCAGTTTGGAGCCATAAAGCAGAAAAAGCCCACGACTGATTGACTGTCGGAGAGAGGCCTTTATCACTGCAATGATGTAGTGATTATCCTGACTGGTACACATGATTTTCAGTCACTGGTGTGGAATAATTACCGCCAGCCCCAACCTAATGTGTGGGCTACGCTACTTCTAAAATGTAGATGTGTAATTTGCAGGATCACAATGATTGAAGTCTGAATTGTTTTGCTGAGAGTAAAGACAAGTAGATGAACCAGTGTGTGCTGCACAAAGCTGCAGTGCGGAGATGAGAAGGAAATACACGGTTACCGCCAGAGGACTCAAGATGTTTAAAGACATAAGGGACTCTTAAAGCTAAAGTATGCTGCTTTCTGTATTTGTATAATGTTCAATGCAATAAAAAGGGTTACAAACTGGTAGCAGTTGTGTCAAATGATCTGGAAGAAAAAGTCTGCATCATTTTCTGCATGGACAACGATACTAATAGTTTAAGCTCTTCCGAGGCCTGGATGGGCATGAAAATCTCTTGGTTGAATCATCAGCACAAAAGATAAACAACTGTgtttagaaaatatctggttctttgataaaatgtgaaactgCAACTCTCAAGGTGCATTTCAGCATGAAACCTCCGGCCACAGAGCTTAAAACAGCTGTGTGCATCGCAGACGgtcagcaggaagtgaagtttACACTTCGGAGAAACAGTTTAAATCAGTTTTGTATGAGTTTGTATCTTTTTCGTGGTGTTTTTTGTGCCTTTGACTTGCTTCTTCTCCCAAGCAACAGTCaaagtgttttatgattttctacatacacacacacacacatacatacatacacacacacacacatatattcacacaaggtgttttttgattatCGACATACGTAAAATGAGTTTTACGATTttcaacatacatacatacaaggtattttttgatttttgacatgcatacataaaatgtgttttatgatctttgacatacatacatacattcacacaaggtgttttttgattttcgacatacatacatacattcacacaaggtgttttatgatttttgacatacatacatacattcacacaaggtgttttttgattttcgacatacatacatacattcacacaaggtgttttatgatttttgacatacatacatacattcacacaaggtgttttttgattttcgacatacatacataaaatgtttttttacgatttttgacatacatacataaaatgtgttttacgatTTTcgagatacatacatacaaggtgggtttttttcattttcgacatacatacaaggtgttttttgacatacagacatacatacatacattcacacagggcgttttttgattttcgacatacatacatacatacatacatacatacaaggtgtttaatgatttttgacatacatacataaaatgtgttttatgattttcgacatacatacattcacaccaggtgttttttgattttcgacatacatacatacgtacaaggtgttttttgattttcaacatacattcacacaaggcgttttttgattttcgacatacatacataaaatgtgttttatgatttttggcatacatacataaaatgtgctttacgattttcgacatacatacattcacacaaggtgttttttgatttttgacatgcatacataaaatgtgttttatgatttttgacatacatacatacattcacaaggcgttttttgattttcgacaaacatacataaaatgtgttttattatttttgacatgcatacatacatacattcacacaaggtgttttttgattttcgacatacataaatacaaggtgttttttgaattttgacatacatacataaaatgtgttttatggtttttgacatacatacatacacacatacatacaaggtgttttttgattttcgacatacatacatgcataaaatgtgttttttgaattttgacatacatacatacataaaatgtgttttacgattttcgacatacaaacatacatacaaggtgttttcagattttctacatacatacatacatacatacatatatataatgtgttttacGATTTTTGacataaatacattcacacaaggtgttttttgaattttgacatacatacaaacataaaatgtgttttatgatttttgacatacatacatacattcacacaaggtgttttttgattttcgacatacatacataaaatgtgttttattatttttgatatgtatacatacatacattcacacaaggcgttttttgattttcgacatacatacataaaatatgtttcatgatttttgacatacatacatacatacattcacacaaggcgttttttgattttcgacatacatacataaaatgtgttttattatttttgacatacatacatacatttacacagggtgttttttgattttcgacatacatacataaaatttgtttgatgatgtttgacatacatacatacatacatacaaggtgttttttgaattttgacatacatacatacataaaatgtgttttatgatttttgacatacatacatacattcacactcggtgttttttgattttcgacatacatacataaaatgtttcatgatttttgacatacatacatacatacattcacacaaggcgttttttgattttcgacatacatacataaaatgtgttttattatttttgacatacatacataaaatgtgttttatgatttttgacaatacatacatacattcacacaaggcgttttttgattttcgacatacaaacatacatacaaggttttttctgatttttgacatacatacataaaatgtgttttataatttttgacatacatacatacatacattcacacaaggtcttttttgattttcgacatacatacatacataaaatgtgttttacgattttcgacatacatacatgcataaaatgtgttttatgatttttgacatacatacatacaaacacaaggtgttttttgattttcgacatacatacataaataaaatgtgctttacGATTTtcaaaatacatacattcacacaaggtgttttttgaattttgacatacatacataaaatgtgttttacgatTTTCGAcctacaaacatacatacaaggtgttttcagattttcgacatacatacataaatgaaatgtgcttcatgattttcgacatacatacattcacacaaggtgttttttgattttcgacatgcatacataaaatgtgttttattatttttgatatgtatacatacatacattcacacaaggcgttttttgattttcgacatacatacataaaatatgtttcatgatttttgacatacatacatacattcacacaaggcg
Coding sequences:
- the echdc3 gene encoding enoyl-CoA hydratase domain-containing protein 3, mitochondrial yields the protein MARSLVSRGVGVFQLSRTATPLTGTRLYSQTHPEPPTVRQQNNGIRRIILNNPKKRNALSLSMLESLRENILTDVDSDDLRVIIISAKGPVFSSGHDLKELTSAQGREYHTKVFHTCAEVMTLIQDIPVPVIAMVNGVATAAGCQLVASCDVAVVTEKSTFATPGVNVGLFCSTPAVAIGRAVPRKVAMEMLFTGTPISAQDALLHGLVSKVVPEERLEEETLAIAQRVCRASRPVVALGKATFQRQMAQGRDAAYATASKVMVDNLALRDGQEGIRAFIEKRKPVWSHKAEKAHD